One Euphorbia lathyris chromosome 1, ddEupLath1.1, whole genome shotgun sequence DNA segment encodes these proteins:
- the LOC136209291 gene encoding (S)-ureidoglycine aminohydrolase, with protein MQSMKPIRTPHSLLLFISLVSSLVKIALADGGFCSAPSAFDGDNDSKSIYWKVTDPTLSPSHLQDLPGFTRSVYKRDHALITPESHVFSPLPDWVNTLGAYLITPAMGSHFVMNLAKMQGKSRSGLPPPNVERFIFVVQGSVTFINKSGASHKLMVDSYAYLPPGFDHSVECETSATLAVFERRYASLDNLITELIVGSTDKQPLLETPGEVFELRKLLPPSLNYDFNIHIMDFQPGEFLNVKEVHYNQHGLLLLEGQGVYRLGDSWYPVQAGDVIWMAPFVPQWYAALGKTRSRYLLYKDVNRNPLY; from the exons ATGCAATCTATGAAACCGATACGCACTCCACATTCTCTCCTCCTTTTCATCTCACTCGTATCAA GTTTGGTTAAGATTGCTTTGGCCGATGGAGGGTTCTGCTCCGCACCATCAGCATTTGATGGGGATAATGATTCCAAATCTATTTACTGGAAAGTCACAGATCCCACACTTTCTCCTTCCCATCTACAAG ACTTACCAGGTTTCACACGCAGTGTTTATAAACGAGACCATGCTTTAATAACACCTGAAAGTCATGTTTTCAGCCCATTACCTGATTG GGTAAATACATTAGGAGCATATCTAATCACACCAGCTATGGGCTCACACTTTGTGATGAATCTAGCAAAGATGCAAG GAAAATCAAGATCGGGGCTTCCTCCGCCTAATGTAGAGAG GTTCATATTCGTGGTTCAGGGTTCTGTGACTTTCATAAATAAATCTGGTGCTAGCCACAAACTGATG GTGGATTCATATGCTTATCTACCTCCTGGTTTCGACCACTCTGTGGAGTGTGAGACATCTGCTACTCTTGCTGTCTTTGAACGAAG GTATGCTTCTCTAGATAATCTTATCACAGAACTCATTGTGGGTTCAACAGACAAACAGCCACTTCTTGAGACTCCTGGAGAG GTTTTTGAACTTAGGAAGCTTCTTCCCCCATCATTGAATTATGACTTTAATATCCAT ATCATGGATTTTCAACCTGGTGAATTCCTTAACGTGAAG GAAGTCCATTATAATCAGCACGGTTTACTTCTATTAGAGGGACAAGGAGTTTATCGTTTGGGTGATAGCTG GTACCCTGTCCAAGCTGGTGATGTCATTTGGATGGCCCCTTTTGTGCCTCAATG GTATGCAGCACTCGGTAAAACCCGGTCACGGTATTTGCTGTACAAAGATGTAAATAGGAATCCACTGTATTGA